In Acetomicrobium sp. S15 = DSM 107314, the following proteins share a genomic window:
- a CDS encoding FecCD family ABC transporter permease, producing MSCRGSSDCRNVNKKGGGRSAPFFALLFAAVLAVSLVVAISVGDVPLGAGEISRALVLGVLGKGSGLAHAIVWQVRLPRSLAAVAAGATLAESGVVFQGLLLNPLAEPYTLGVASGAAFGASLSIVLGLSFVTPLAFAGSLLCLALVWFIGRRGDSVEPARLILAGVVVGSILGAAVTLLKALAGQQVATVVLWLLGSFSNATWSEVPWLFASSSIVLLLGLFYSRALDLVALGGGRAAAQGVDVRRMRALLLLVSSCATAVVVSFCGVIGFVGLLVPHMARLIFGPAHGRLLCVSWLIGGIIMLYADIASRLLGELPVGVITAVAGGPLFCALLWRKRDLARG from the coding sequence ATGAGTTGCAGAGGCAGTAGTGATTGCCGAAACGTTAACAAAAAAGGGGGCGGACGTTCCGCCCCCTTTTTTGCGCTCCTCTTTGCCGCGGTATTGGCGGTCTCACTCGTCGTGGCAATTTCTGTGGGCGACGTGCCGCTGGGCGCTGGTGAAATATCTCGAGCTTTGGTCCTGGGAGTGCTCGGCAAGGGCAGCGGGCTCGCGCACGCCATCGTATGGCAGGTGCGGCTGCCTCGTTCTTTGGCTGCGGTCGCGGCGGGCGCGACCCTCGCCGAAAGCGGCGTCGTATTCCAGGGGCTCCTCTTGAATCCGCTGGCTGAGCCTTATACGCTCGGAGTGGCCTCCGGCGCGGCCTTCGGGGCCAGCCTTTCTATAGTGTTGGGGTTATCCTTCGTGACGCCGCTCGCTTTCGCGGGAAGCCTCTTATGTCTGGCCCTCGTGTGGTTTATCGGGCGCAGAGGCGACTCCGTCGAACCAGCGAGGCTCATTTTGGCGGGCGTAGTGGTGGGAAGCATCCTCGGCGCGGCCGTCACCCTCCTAAAGGCCTTGGCGGGGCAGCAGGTCGCGACTGTCGTTTTATGGCTCTTGGGGAGCTTTTCTAACGCCACGTGGAGCGAGGTGCCGTGGCTCTTTGCCTCGTCGTCCATTGTTTTGCTTTTGGGGCTGTTTTACAGCCGTGCCCTTGACCTCGTGGCTTTGGGCGGAGGGAGGGCGGCGGCGCAGGGCGTGGACGTGCGGCGCATGAGAGCCCTCCTGCTTTTGGTCTCCTCGTGCGCCACAGCCGTCGTCGTTTCTTTTTGCGGCGTCATAGGCTTCGTGGGCCTTTTGGTTCCCCATATGGCGAGGCTTATCTTCGGCCCTGCCCACGGGCGGTTGCTCTGCGTCTCCTGGCTGATCGGAGGGATCATCATGCTGTACGCCGACATCGCCTCTCGTCTGTTGGGCGAACTGCCGGTGGGCGTCATCACGGCCGTAGCCGGTGGCCCGCTCTTTTGTGCGCTCCTGTGGAGGAAACG
- a CDS encoding coiled-coil domain-containing protein: MKAFKRGRLGHLKLIGMTVAILAFASCAVAAPYDQILQRWTKTNQYKNDIGAEMWISASYYAAEYIEALVQAEADKNLWTEDELERYKYELLKALQLEEYLPFRIEFDNRASPISMAPFDEQVTLWIGNKKYKPMDYDKRFNFRLSGKRDGMVYFPRYDEKGKSLLDGVKTVKLEINGNISPVTIGRSIEFMWDVSRDDPERLFRGRAAAQLELDRLIRRLEQLNKQRAELEKQLQELTEEINRVQTRVDELQRQ, from the coding sequence ATGAAGGCTTTTAAAAGAGGGCGCTTGGGACATTTAAAACTCATCGGAATGACGGTCGCGATTTTAGCCTTTGCATCTTGTGCAGTGGCCGCTCCTTATGATCAGATACTTCAGCGGTGGACCAAGACCAACCAATATAAGAACGACATCGGGGCGGAGATGTGGATAAGCGCTTCTTACTATGCCGCGGAGTATATCGAGGCTCTCGTCCAAGCCGAGGCAGACAAAAACCTTTGGACGGAGGACGAGCTCGAGCGCTACAAGTATGAATTGCTCAAAGCGCTGCAGCTCGAAGAGTATTTGCCCTTCAGGATAGAGTTCGACAACCGCGCTTCGCCCATCAGCATGGCGCCCTTCGATGAACAAGTTACCCTGTGGATCGGCAACAAGAAATATAAGCCCATGGACTACGATAAGCGGTTCAACTTCAGGCTCTCCGGCAAGCGCGACGGCATGGTTTATTTCCCGCGCTACGACGAGAAAGGGAAGTCCTTGCTCGACGGCGTAAAGACCGTAAAGCTTGAAATAAATGGCAACATCAGTCCGGTCACGATAGGCAGGAGCATCGAGTTCATGTGGGACGTGAGCCGGGATGACCCGGAGAGGCTCTTCAGGGGAAGGGCCGCTGCGCAGCTTGAGCTGGATCGCCTCATCCGCAGGCTGGAGCAGCTGAACAAACAGCGCGCTGAGTTAGAAAAGCAGCTGCAGGAGTTGACCGAGGAAATAAACCGCGTTCAGACCCGCGTAGATGAGTTGCAGAGGCAGTAG